The Vampirovibrio chlorellavorus genomic sequence CCTGTGCGTGGGCCCGGCCATTGAGTTTGAGCCCATTCCCACCTTCTCCCCGGAGTGCTTCGCCCTGCTGCGCAATCCCAACCCCTCCAAGTACAAGCAATTCCAGAAGGGCATCGATCAACTGCGACAAGAAGGGGCCATTCAGGTCATGTACCTGCAGGATTCCGGGCAACGCAACCCCGTTTTGGCCGCCGTGGGCCGCTTGCAGTTTGAGGTGGTGCAGTACCGCCTGCAAAGCGAGTACAACGTGGAAACCGATATTGAGAACCTGCTGGAATTTACCCACGCCCGTTGGCTGGTGGGTGAGCCTGCCGACCTGGAAAAGGTGGAGTGGATCGTCAACGCCCGCAAGGCGGAGGATGCCGATGGGCGTCCAGTGGCCCTGATTAAAGGGGAGTGGGCCTTGAATTATATGGTGGAAAAAAATCCGCACATCACCTTCCAAGATACCCCTTATTGAGTAGCGTTTTGAAGAACTGTCCCCTTTCCCGCTTTGACGGGTAGCCTTACAATAGCCCTATGTTTTACAGGCTAACGATTTAGGGTAGAGGAGTGCGGCATTGTGAGCGTCGAAATTGTTTCGGATCAGTCCCCCAAGGGGATGAGTACCGGTAAAAAGTGGCTGATCGGTTGCGGGGGGTGTCTGACCGTTTTGATTATTCTGGCGGTTGTGGCCGGGGTAGCCATTTCCACGACTTGGAACAACCTGCAAAAAGGCAGCAGCGAGTCGGTGAAAAAACTGTTTGGCGAAAGCTACAACTCGGCTGGCTATTTGGCCTTTGGCCTGCCCCTGAACAAACCCGTCAACGGCAGCATGGTCATGATGATGTCCACGGATCAAAGCACCATGATTTTTGCCCTGGACACCGAGGGGCTGGGTCAGGAGTTGTCCCTGTTGCAGAAAACGGATGACAAGGCCTTGCAAGCGTTCTTCAACGGCTTGGGCAAAGACTTCCTCAAGAACAGCCAGGCCTCTCAAAGCAGCACCGGCAAGTTTGAGGGACTGGAATTCCAGAAGCCCCACTTTGTGACCCTGAGCGCTCAAAAGCGTTATCCGGTGGTTTATGCGGTGATGGAAACCAAAAAGAATGAACAGACGACCTACATTCCGGTCACGGCGGCCCTGATTCCGGTCAGTAATCAGCGGGCGGTGTTGCTGCTGGCCCTGTCTCCCTCGCAGTCCTCTACGGTGGCTGGCACCCCTTTTGAAGCGGTGCAAAAGGAACTGGAAGAAAAGTTAAACCAGCTGGTGAAGGACAGCGAACTGGATGATCGTCTGCTCTCCACCATGGCGGAGAAAGCGGCCAAGTAAGCTGATCCGTTTTCCAGTGCGTACTGCCTAAACGTCAAAATAGCGCTTCAGGAATCGCCCGGTGTAGGAATCTTCGCATCGGGCGATGTCTTGCGGGGTGCCCTCGGCCACCACAAAGCCGCCCCGGTTGCCGCCTTCCGGGCCCATATCAATGATATGGTCAGCCACTTTGATGAAGTCCAGGTTATGCTCAATGACCACCACGGTATTGCCCTGATCCACCAGACGGTTCAGGATGTGCAGCAGGTTCTCCATATCGGCCCAGTGCAGGCCGGTAGAAGGCTCATCCAGCAAGTACAGGGTTTTCCCGGTGCTGCGGCGGCAGAACTCGGTGGCCAGCTTGACCCGCTGGGCTTCTCCGCCGGATAGGGTGGGAGCGGGCTGCCCCAGCTTGATGTAATGCAGGCCCACGTCGTTCAGTACGCCCAGCATTTTCTGGATGCGGGGCAGGGTATGGAAAAACTCGTAAGCCTCGGCCACGGTCATGTCCAGCACTTCGGCGATGTTCTTGCCGTGGTAGGTGACTTCCAGCGTTTCCGGGTTGTAGCGCTGGCCATGGCACACTTCGCAGGTAATATGCACATCGGGCAGGAAATTCATCTCCTTGACGATGACCCCATCCCCCTTGCAGGCCTCGCAGCGTCCGCCAGACACGTTGAAGCTGAAGCGTCCGGGTTTGTAGCCCCGCACCTTGGCCGCCTCGCTGTTGGCGAATACGTTGCGAATGGGATCGAAAATACCTGTGTAAGTGGCCGGGTTGCTGCGGGAGGAGCGCCCGATGGGGGACTGGTCGATATCGATCAGTTTATCGATATGCTCCAGGCCGCTGATTTTTTGAAATCCGTCCGGCTTAACCAGATTTTCCCCAAAGTGGTAGCGCACCGCCTTGTATAAAATGTCAAACACCAGGGTCGACTTGCCGGAGCCGCTGAGGCCGGTCACGCAAATCAGTTTTTCCAGCGGAAAGTGGACCGTCACGTTTTGCAGGTTGTGAAAGGTGGCCTTATGCACGGTCAGGGCCTTGCCGCTACCCGATCGTAAGGTTTCCGGGATTTGGATACTGCGCTTGCCGGATAAATACTGCCCGGTCAGGGAATCGGCACTCTTCATGACCGCTTTGGGCGATCCGGCGGCCACAATGCGCCCCCCGTGGACGCCCGCCTGCGGGCCGATGTCCACCACCCAGTCCGCGGCCCGGATGGTATCCTCGTCATGCTCTACCACAATCAGGGAGTTCCCTTGATCTCGCAGTTTTTGCAGGGTTTGAATGAGCTGGTTGTTGTTGTGTTGGTGCAGGCCAATGCTGGGCTCATCCAGAATATAGAGAATACCGGACATGGTGGCCCCCAACTGAGAAGCCAGCCGGATACGTTGGGCTTCCCCGCCGCTGAGGGTGGCCGCTGGGCGGGTCAGGGTCAGGTAGTCCAGTCCCACTTCCAGCAAAAAGCGCAGGCGCTCTTCCACTTCGTGCAGGGGGTGGCGGGCAACGGTCATCTGGAACTCGCTCAAGCTCTCCGGCACGCTCTGGATGAACAGCAGGGCTTCTCGGATGGGCAGTTCGCACAGCTGGTGAATGTTTTTGCTTTGTTCGCCCTGTCCGAGCGTGACGGCCAGACTGAACGGCTTCAGCCGGGCTCCGTGGCAGGCTTCGCACTCCCGTTCCCGCATAAAGGTGCGGATGTAGGCCTTGGTGCTTTCGCTGCCGTGTTGCAGGCGGCGCTTCATGATGTTCATAACCCCATCGAAGCCGCCCACAAAGTCAAACCAGTCAGACTCCTCCTCATCGGTTTCCGTGGCGAAGCCGTAGCCTTCCTGAATCAGGGCGTCCCCCTGTACCTGTTTGCGAAACTCGCCATAGAGCAGGAAGTTTTTTTCTTCTGGCTTGAGCTTGGCAAAGGGGGTGGTGGTGGAAAAGCCGTGTTTTTTGCCCAGTTTCTTGATGAAGGTAGGATAATAGCGCCCGGTGAACTTCTCAAACGGGGCAATGGCCCCTTCTTCCAGGGTTTTGTCCGGTTCGGGAACCAGCAGATCCTCGGCGATTTCAAACTGCACGGCCAGCCCTTGGCATTGGGGGCAAGCCCCGTAAGGGGAGTTAAAGCTGAACAGTCGGGGAGACATCTCTTCCAGGGTTTGGGCGGTCTCTTCATCCTCATCGGCGCTGCTGGACAGGTGCAGGGAAAAGGCGTAGTCCTTGCTGTCGCCATCGTCATTCACGCGCTGCACCAGCACAAAGCCATCCGATTTCTTGAGGGCGGCTTGCAAGCCTTCCATCAATCGCTGTGCGGTGGCGTCATCGGACTTGAGTACCAGTCGATCAATGACCAGCTCGATATCGTGGCGCTTGTTGCGCTCCAGTCGGTAATCCTCCGGCAACTCTTCCAGCAGGTGCATGGTTTCATCAATGCGCACCCGCACGTAGCCTTCCTTGCGCCATTGGCGGAACTGGGCGTTGTACTCCCCCTTGCGGCCCCGCACCACGGGGGAGAGAATCTGCAGCTTGCTGCCCTCAGGGAAGGCCCGCACGGTGCTGAAAATGCTTTGCAGGGTGTGGCTGGTCAGGGTTTGTCCCGTTTTGGGATCGTGGGGGGTGCCCACCTTGGCGTAAATCAGGCGCAGGTAATCATAAATTTCCGTGACTGTGCCCACCGTGGAGCGGGGGCTTTTGGTGGTGGATTTCTGATCGATGGCGATGGCCGGAGACAGCCCTTCGATGCTTTCCACATCGGGCTTCTCGAACTGGCCGATAAACTGCCGGGCATAGGAACTGAGGCTTTCCACGTAGCGGCGCTGGCCTTCCGAAAAAATGGTGTCGAAGGCCAGGGAGGACTTGCCGGAACCCGACACTCCGGTAAATACCACCAGTTTGTCCCGGGGAATGCTCAGGCTGACATCGCACAGGTTGTGTTCGTTGGCCCGTCGAATCTGGATTTCATTCATAAACTGCGTATCCTGATCAGTACTGCTTCTATCACGCCTGGAGGTTGAAACGGATGGCTGCTTCTGGAAGGGAAAGGAGCATATTCAAGTTTTTGAGTTGGTTGTCGAGAGTGAAAGTATCCGCTTGATTCTGGAGATGAAATGGCTTTTTTTCAAAATAACCCATCATTACGGGCTGATTCGATGGCTCCCGGTTCTGAGGAGCCGCCGGATACTTCCCATTCTCCCAGATCCGCCCCGCTTTTCAAGCAGGAAGCTCATCCGGTCGGATCGCCAGTTGGATCATTGAGCGACTATCTGGCCCGACATTTGAACCCGGAGAACGAGGAGGCGGTAGCCCCCCCCGGTTCGGGCGCGGCTCGGCTGAAAGGCGGATTCAGCTTGCGGCAGCCTCTCCCGGAGGTTCGCCCTGAGTACGCCACCGAGGGGCAGTTTTTGAACAGTCTGGACGTGGATTTACCCGCCGGGCTGGAGCAGTATTTGCCCACCCTGATTTTTCGATTAAGAGTGATGAAAAAACGGCTGGACGGAGAAATTTTTGAAATGCGGGGCTTGCTGAACAAATACCAGCGCTTGCCCGATCCTTCACCCGATATGCAGGATCGCATCCGGGCGGTGCAACACCGCTTGCGGGTGCTGGAAAATCAGGAGCGACGGGTCAGTTGGCAGCTGGCGGAAGCCCTGCCCTTGGGCCAATGGTTATTTGCCGTGGCTCAGTTTCTTAGCAAAGGCCAGAGACAGGCCGAACGTCTGGGAGATCAACTCTGGCACGGGTTGCTGGCTTTTTTTCATGGGCGGGCCTATTTATCGGTGGAACGTGCGGGACGGGAGCTGGTGGAGCTGGAAGGGCTGTATCGGCAGCGCTCAGCGGATAAAGTGATGTCCAGCGCCGAGTTGGGACAATTGATTAACCGGTACGAACACACCTTGACCGAGGTCGAGAAAAAAGCGGCTGAACTTTCCCAAACTTCCTTTTGGGGTCGGTTGTGGCAAGAGGCGCGTGGTCTGGTAAAATAAAATAACAAGACCTATTGAGTGATTGATGGCACGTCATCAGGCGGCATCAAGCGAACCGTCCACGATAGAGAGGCTATGAGCAAATACAGCCGTCGGCGTCGGCCCCGCCAGATTTTTCTGGGCAATTTTTATTTAAATCCCAGTGTGCAGTACCTGACCACGGTGATTAGCGCCATTGCTCTGGCCGGTTTTGTGTTTTCCGGCTTTTTGCTGTTTCGCTTCACCGATGAAGAGGATTTGATTAACCGGGGTAAAACCCAGTTGATGGAAGGCAAAGTGGCCTGGGCGGCCAAGACCTTTCAGACTCTGGTGTCGCACCACCGGGACAGTTATGAGGGTCACTTGCTGCTGGGGCAGGCTTACCTGCAACTGGATGAGCGTCGCAAGGCCGAGCAGGAGTTTGAGATCGCCGCCTCCCTGAAGCGTCGGGATAAGGATGCCGCCCCGGAAATCGCCATGAGCAAGGTGGCCATGGCCCAAAGTGATTTTTTGCGGGCCGAGACTATTTTGGTGAAAGCCTGGCGCAAAAGTCGTAAAGATGTCGCCCTGAAACAGGCCCTGTTTGAGCTGTATGAGCATTGGGGCAACACCCTGTACGATGCTGAGACGAAGGACTATGCCCAGATTGTGCAGAAGTATCAGTCCGCCCTGTACTATGCCAGTGATTATCAGGCGCAGCAGGTGATTGAACAACGCATGGTGGAGTGCATTGAAGCCTATACAGAGCGTTTGATTGCCCTGCGGGAGTATGACACAGCCATTCAGCAATTGAAAGTGTCCCTGCGCTATAAGTATTTGCCGGATACGCTGATTCAAATCGCCGAGACCTATAACCGCATGAACCGTCTGGACGATTCCATTACCTGGTTCAGGAAGGCTTTTGATGTGAGTCCGGATGTGGTGGGACTGCGCCTGATTAACGCCTTGCTGGAAAAGGGCCAACAGCTGGAAAAGGCTAAAAAGCCGGATGAGGCCAAGCCCTATTTTGATGAGGCCGATAAAATCAGCCAGAATGCCAAAGTGGCCCTGGATATGTTGTATCCGGTGACCATTTCCAGCGTTAAAATCAACAACGATCTGGATGACGTGACTGGAGAATTTGACCCGGTAATCACGGTGAACCTCTCCAATGATTCCACCCGGGATTTGAACTTTCTGGCCGTGAAAGCCGAGTTTGTGTCCGGGAATTCCGTCATTGCCAGCGTGACCAGTCGTGTCGCCACCCCGGATAAACCGCTGCCATCCAAAATTTTAAAAACCTGGCGTCCGGTGAACCGCTTGAGCGTGGAGCTAAAGCCTGATAGCAAGCTGAACGTCCACGCCTTGAAGGAAGGCAAGTTGACGGTGAAGATTTCGATTGCCTATCAGGATGGGGACGATGCCGTCTGGAAGCTGAAATCCATTCAGGAAGCCTCTATTTCCACCGGCACCCTGCGTCCGGTGCTGGAAGCCAAACCCGTTTAAATGCCGCTGGTTTGCTCGGTTTGTTTGAAGAGGGCGCTGCCTTTCAGGGTGAGCCACAGGGGCACGAGCGTGAGTAGAATTTCACTGATGACCGGTAAGTTCTGCAGAATGGTAAAGCCTGCCAGTTGAAACAGGGAAAAAATCAGGGCAAACTGCCGCAGCCGACTGGATTGGGGGAGTAACAGGCACAGGGGCAGGAACATGACCGGGTACCAGGGGTGGAACTTGGCGCTGATAAAGGCGATCATGACCACGCTCACCAGTGCAATTTCCCGAAGGAGCCTCTGGTCAGCCAATGGGGAGGTTTTCAGGGTGGTCCACAGACGCCAGCCGTAAAAACTGGCAAAGCCGACCCAAAACAGCGGCTTGAAGACGGACAGAAACTGCGTCTGGAGGGCCTTGGCCGGGGCGTGGCACCACTTGAGCGGGTAGTAAAGGGCATTGGCCAGCAGGCTGATCACAGAGTGCTGGGGTTTCCCGGCGTTATCCAGCAGGGCGTTCCACGGCCATGGCTGGGCGGGATCGACATAACCTGCCCCCAGCCATAAAAGCAGCAGGGCGGAAAGCCCCAGCCCCAGCAGAAGGGAGCCCCTCGCTTTTTTTTGCCACAAGGCCAAAAGAATAAAAGGGGCCGCCAGCAGGGAGGCGTACTTGGTAAGGATGGACAGGGTTAACAGGGGCAGGCAAGTCCACTGGAACCGCTGGCTAAGCAGTGCCCAAAGGGCCATCAGTAGCAGAAAGACCATAATGATATCGTTGTGCCCGTTGCCCATAGCGTGTAACAAGACCAGCGGGTTGGCTCCCCAACAGTAGGCGGCCAGCCACGGGTTTGGATGGCCCATTAACCGGCTGATTTTGGCAATCAGCCACGTGGACGCTAGTAAGAGCAGCCAGTTGAGGCCCTTGAACAGCAGGTAGGCGCCGGTAAAACTGGGCCCACTCCAACGGGTTACCCAATCCGTCAGCCGGGCGAAAAAGAATCCGTAGGGGCAGGGGTTATCAATCCAGTGGGCATGCAGTAAGGGACTGTTTTGCCACTGGGGAATCTGGGAAATGGTGGTGAGATAGGGGTTGGTCTGAAAAACGCTTTGCTGAAAGCCTCGGTTGAGGTAGCCGAAAATATCACTGCTGTGAAACGGGGTGGTGAAAATGAGGACGGCCCCGCACAAGGCTGTCCAGCTCAGGATGGTTCGGGGTAAGGCCTCATTTTGATTTGATGCTGGCGAGTTGGGTTTCCACTGCGTGAGCAGCCGATACCCCCGGTAAAACAGCCAGCCCAGCGCCACAATCACCAGCGCTTCCAGCGTGTCCAGCAGTACCCGGCTGGCCAGCGCGTTCAGCCCCGGGAAATGCCAGAGGGTACCCTGCCAGGTGCCCTTGATGGAACGGGAAAGGCTGGCGTCGGTTGACCCGTAGTACAGCCACAGCAAGAGGCTGGGAATCACCAGCAGGCTATAGAGGCCCAGGCTGTTTTGCTGGAGTCGTTTTAAGGGATCCAGACCGTTGGGCTTCAGCATGGGGATGTTCTCTCATAGCGCCACTGCCCATCAATCATGACCGCCTGTACGCTGGTAGAGGCTTCAAGCACTTGTTTTTCCGGGCAGTGTCGGGCCGAGTCCGGGGCTGCCTGCCAGCGTACCCAGTCCGCTCGCTTCCCCGGGGTGAGAGAACCCAGTTGCCGGGCTTGTCCCAGCACTTTGGCCCCATCCAGTGTCAAGGCCCGCAAGGTCTGGGCATCACTCCAGCCGTGCAGCCTTTGGGCCAGACGGGCCTCCTCCCGTAGATCCAGCGTGGCTGTGCTGAGACGCCCGTCGGTACCCAGTCCGACCGGAATATTAGTGGATTCCCAGTCCGCCCAGCGCAGGGTTCGCCCATGCAGGGCCAAATTGCTGCGGGGACAATGGGCTATCCCGACCGGGACTTGCCCCAGTGCCTTTCGATCCGTCGGGCTGGTATGGATGGCGTGGGCTAAAATGGTGGGCTGGCTGAGTAAATGATTGTCCAGCAGACCTTGTACGGGGGAGGGCAAGGGTTTTTCCACCCTGAAGGTTTTCCCCAGTACTTGCTGATGCAACTGATCAATGGCGCTGGGCTTTTGGGCCAGATAGTCTAGTTCGGCTTCCACTTCGGCCAGATGGGTATGGATGAAGGCGGGTTGCAAAGTCCGTTGCAGCGCTTGCCATGCCGGGATGGACACATTGTAGAGGGCGTGCGGCGAGAGGCCCAGGGTGATTAACGGCGCAAGTGCGCTGGCCTGTTGTAATTTCTGGTAGGCCTCCAGCCAATGGGCGATCTGAATCGGCTCATAGCCCGGATGAAAAACTTCCAGTGCAACCATGGCCCGGAGTCCGGCTTCTTGCAACGCCTGGATACTTTCCGGGCCGGAGGCGATGTCATTCACGCAGGTGACCCCACTTTGCAGGCACTCCTGGACGCCAAACCGGCAGCGCTCCAGCTTGTCCGTGGAAGATGCCCGGCTCCGGTTACTCTCGATGACCGCCAGCAGCCAGTCGATAAACGACTGCTGGGGCTCTTTGGGGATGGGCTGTGAAAAACTTTGCTCCAGATGAATGTGGGTGTTGAGGAGGCCCGGCGTGATCAGGCTGCCGGGTTTCGGCACCGGGCATTGAGCGCTGGGTGGGCAGTCGGCATATTGTCCCACCGAGTGGATGTGAGGGCCCTCAATGGCCAAAAATCCCCATTCAATAGGAGGTCCGTCAATGGGGATGACCCACTGGGCGCTGTGGTATTGAAGTGGGGTGGGCTGGCTGGTGGACATGGGCGGTTATTCGTATGGCCTGAAGCCATTTGGAGGGTACCTATAGAGCATAGACCGAGCAGGTAAGTCCGTAAAGCCAGAGATGGAGGACCCGGCGGGGGGAATGGCTCCGGGACTTTGTCCTTGTTATAATACAGGTAAGTCAGGCTGGTTTATTTATAATGACAGTCTACCCCTATATTCCAAAGAGAAAGGTAAATGACCCCGCCATGAGCGATAAAGCCAAGTCTTCCTTTTTGTGCGCCAACCCGGAAAAAGCCATGATCATCATGTTCCCCCTGATTTCCTTTGCCCTGTTTGCGGGTGGAGCGGTGTTGTGGTGGCTGGTGCAATTTATTTTGTCGCTCTAGTTGAAGGGGTTGTCTTTTTTTTAATGGCCTAGAGACCAGAGCCGGTCGTTTGCCTTGTCGGCTGTCTCTTTGACAGGGCAGGGTTGACTCAAGTTTCAGGAGCGGGGACGGGAATGACCACCAGCAGAACCTTTATGTCGCCAATTATTAATCCGTTGGTCGTGGCTGGCGTGCGGTTTATGCTGCCCTTTTTGTTTCGGCATTTATCGGGTCGGCTCTCGATTCATATTTCCCAGCAGGATCTGGCCAGGCTGAAGGAGTACCAGAACCAGCGCATGCTGCTGTTGCCCAATCATCCCACCGGGGAAGAGCCATTGGTGCTGTTTGAGATTGCCCGGCGACTGAATGAGGTATTTCACTTTGTGGCCGCCCGGGAGGTGTTTGACTGGGAACATGGCTTTCGGGGCTGGTTGCTGCGCCGGGTTGGGGCTTATTCGGTAATTCGGGGGGCCGCTGATCGGGAGTCCTTTATGACCTCCAAAAAAATCCTGATGGAGGGCCTGCATCGGTTGGTGATTTTTATTGAAGGGGAAATCTCGCGCGGCAATGAGACACTCATTCCCTTTGAGCCCGGGGTGATCCAGCTGGCCTTTTGGGCTCAGGAAGGCTTGGTGAAAGAGGCTGTCAAGCAGGCCCGCTCCGGTTCGGAGCCCGGTGCTGTGGCCGCGCCGCCTATTTATATTGCCCCTGTGGGCATCAAGTATTTTTTCGCGCCCGGTTTTGAGCCGACCGTCGAACAGGCCCTGCAGCGTCTGGAAATGGCGGTGGGCTTAAAGCGTAATGCCCGACAGGATTGGTATGAGCGCATCGGGGCTGTGGGCGAAGTGGTTTTGAAGGTGCAGGAAGAGTTGCATCACGTGGTCACCCGCCCGGAGGCTAGTTTTACGGAGCGTGTGGAGACAATTCGCAGCTGCATGTTGCAAAAAATGGAACTCTTCCTGGACATAACGCCACCTACTGGGGCTAGTACGCTGAACCGCCTCCGGGAAATTCGGAATACCATGGATCACTTGATTCACACCTATGAAGACCCCACGGATCTGACGGATTATCAGCGCCGTATGGTAGAGCATTTGCGCATTGCCCTGAGCGATTTTTATACGGATCTGGACCGAGTGGTCTATTTTCTGACCTATGACGAGGCTTATTTGCGTGAGAGCCGCTCTCCGGAGCGGTTTATTGAAATGGTCTGTCGGCTGGAGCGGGAAGTGTACGGGGAAGTGCGCCTCCGGCATCCCCGGGTGGCCGTGCTGAAAGTCGGGGAGGTGCGCAATCTGCAAGCCTGTTACCCGGATTACGAGCGGGACAAGAAAGGGTATGTCCGGCAGTTGGCCGCCGAGCTGGAGGAAGATATGCGGGCCATGATTTTGGGAATGCCAAATCCCTTTCACCATCACCAGTAGCACAGGGGGCGGTCCGTAAAATATTTCAGGCGCAAAAAAGCCTCTGGGGGTGCCAGAGGCTTTTTGAGCTGAGTTGGAAAACGAATTAACGTTTGGAGAACTGAGAAGCTTTCCGGGCTTTTTTCAAGCCGTACTTCTTGCGCTCTTTCACGCGAGCGTCACGGGTGAGGAAGCCCTCTTTCCGCATGACAATTTCGTGTTCCTTGTTGATTGCTTTTAAAGCACGCGCCACACCCATACGGATGGCGATAGACTGGCCCACAACGCCGCCACCGGTGGCGTTCACAAGCACGTTGTAGCGATCTTCGACGCCTGCGGCTACCAACGGTTGCTTGACCGGAATGTGCAAGGCTTTGCGGTTACCCAGGTATTGCTCCATGGATTTACCGTTGATGATGACCTGACCGTTGCCGGGAACCAGACGGACGCGTACAATTGCTTCCTTCCGGCGGCCGGTGCCACGGGTGCCTACTTTAGGATATGCGGCTGCCATTAGTTAGCGCCCTCCTTTGCGAACTGGTAAGAAACAGGTTTTTGAGCGGCATGCGGATGCTCTGCGCCAGCGTACACAAACATTTTGTGAAACTGCTGACGTCCCAAGGTGTTGTGGGGCAGCATGCCTTTTACAGCGATTTCAATAATTTTGTGCGGGCGATTCGCTTGCATATCGCAGAATTTAACAGTCTTCAATCCACCGGGATAGTGGGAGTGACGGCGATACAGCTTGGTGGTGAACTTGCTGCCGGAAACCTTTACTTTTTCGGCGTTAATCACGATCACGAAATCACCCGTATCAATGTTGGGGGTGAATTGTGGTTTGTGCTTACCACGGAGCAGGTTTGCGATTTGGGAAGCCAAACGCCCCAAGGTCAGACCTTCGGCATCGATTACCCACCAGGTACGCTCAAGCTCAAGAGGCTTTGCGGAATAGGTTTTCATTGTGTGGAGACTCCATTTGGGTTGATTTGAGTAGTTGTGTTAGCTGTCGGACACGGGAATCCGACTCGAAGTAGTTGAACGGGGAGGGATAAACAATTGCCATCAGGCTTAAACCTTCAGGGCGAGCGGGTGAGGCTGCCTTGGTTCGGTCGCGCCCAGCCAGCACTTGTAAAATACTTTCTGGTGACAGGGAATTTTCAGGATTCCCGATGAGCAGAAGCTGACCAGCGATATTCCTTACCATTTTATAAAGAAAACGGTTGGCGGCAACGTCAAAATTAATAAATTCGCCTTCTTGCTGCGCCTGAATATGCCAAATCGTGCATAAATCATTGGTTTCCGGGGAACTGGAGTCTTTAAAACTTGTGAAAAAATGAGAGCCAAGCAGGTATTGAGCCGCCTGATTCATTCGTTCCACATCCAAAAGCTGAGGATAGTGGGCACTGTCGTTCCCCATCAGGGCTGACCGCTGGCGATTGTTGTAAATGCGGTAGCGATACCATTTGCACTGGGCTTCCCGGCGGCTGTGGAAGTTTGGCTGCGCGTTCAGCTGAAAATCCCGAATGGAAACGGTGTTGGGAAGGCGCACGTTTAAAGCCGCCGCCAGGTTGGGAATATTTCTTAAAGCGCCCTCTGGGAGATCAAAATGAGCCACCTGCCCGTACGCATTTACCCCGGTATCGGTTCGCCCCGCAAAGCTGACCGCAGAGGCGGTTAAGCCCAGTTTTGACAACGCCAGCTGAAGTTCAGCCTGCACCGTCGGTACGTTGGGCTGGAATTGGCTACCATGGAAGTCTTTGCCACAATACTCAACCAGAAGAGCGACTCTGGTTGTTGAATCCTGCTCTTCTGGTTGGAGTGTATTAAATTGTGAAATGGCGTTAATCATGCCTGCCTGTTTTCAGCCTGCTACTTTTCACAGTTCGCCGCGTAATTGAAATTTATTCGGCCAACTCGTAAGTCAGTTGAATCAAGGCCATTGGGGCTGCATCGCCACGGCGGGGAGGCATTTGAATCACTCGGGTGTAGCCACCTTTGCGGTTTTCAAAGCGCGGGCCGACCTTGCTGAAAATACGG encodes the following:
- the rplM gene encoding 50S ribosomal protein L13 — encoded protein: MKTYSAKPLELERTWWVIDAEGLTLGRLASQIANLLRGKHKPQFTPNIDTGDFVIVINAEKVKVSGSKFTTKLYRRHSHYPGGLKTVKFCDMQANRPHKIIEIAVKGMLPHNTLGRQQFHKMFVYAGAEHPHAAQKPVSYQFAKEGAN
- the truA gene encoding tRNA pseudouridine(38-40) synthase TruA, yielding MINAISQFNTLQPEEQDSTTRVALLVEYCGKDFHGSQFQPNVPTVQAELQLALSKLGLTASAVSFAGRTDTGVNAYGQVAHFDLPEGALRNIPNLAAALNVRLPNTVSIRDFQLNAQPNFHSRREAQCKWYRYRIYNNRQRSALMGNDSAHYPQLLDVERMNQAAQYLLGSHFFTSFKDSSSPETNDLCTIWHIQAQQEGEFINFDVAANRFLYKMVRNIAGQLLLIGNPENSLSPESILQVLAGRDRTKAASPARPEGLSLMAIVYPSPFNYFESDSRVRQLTQLLKSTQMESPHNENLFRKAS